The genomic window attgcccagcccttaccacccttctgccttggaaccaatacacagtattgattccaagatggaaggtaagagttaaaaaaaaaaagaaagtaatactATTACTAAGACCCCATTGCCCCATGTAATGCACATAGGGAGGTTTTATAATTactatgaatgaattaataaagacAAATCTGCTCAGGTCAGGTACAGTGGTATGGAAATGAGCAATACCTTGATTTCCAGTCCTCATTACTAGAAGAAGAAACTTGCCTAACTTTCCCTTTTGAtagaagcaaatggggttaactTTTAAGAGATGCATCAATGAGACAGGCTACATTTAACCCACAATGTTACTCACAGCCTGGGAAGTAGATACAACTGTGGTGCTCACAGGGACCTGTCGCACGGTGGTGGCTCCCGTCCCAATGCTGATAGGGGTGCCTGTGGCCCCAGAAGCCACTGCCACAGCCTTTGACACAGCAGCACTCATACTGGGCAAGGACACGGTGGAAGTATGAACAGCTCCAGGTCCACCTGCTGAGGAGGATCCTTGCTTGGCATGGGTGGCAACTGTTATAGTCTGGCCTGGCTTGGGAGGCATTACCCCCAGTCCCTGAACAATTCGGATTGTGGCAGCTGGCTTTGTCTCTGTTGAAGCCACCGCAGCTTTGCCCTTTTGGTCTGCCACACTCACACCAAGTGCTGGCATCAAGCGGAAAGCTGAGCTTGAGGCTTCTGCAGGTTTCAGATCAGGGGCTACTTTGACCACAGTGGTGCCTGCTGGAGTAGATGAAGGGGCACTAACCGAGTTGGTCTTGACGGGGGCATCAGATGCATGTACAGGATTGGAAGTGACATGTAAAGTAGCAGAGATGCCCTTTCCTGCACCGCCGCTTCCTGCCCCAAAGAGGTCCTGGGTCAGTTTGACTGTGGTGACCTGGGATTTGGCCAGGGTAGCCATCATGTCAGGAGTTATGCGTAGCACTGTCTGGCCCTTGGCATCAGTCGTGATGGATGAGGGTGGTAGGCGCAAAACATCCTTACCCTGGATGCGGAAGTTAGTGGCTGTTAGTGGGATGCTGTTGCCTGTTTGAGGCTTCATGCCCAGTTGTCCAGTAATTGCCacctggagaggggaagaaaggcaCTGATGCAGATTGCAGAAGTCTGTTAAATGGGACCACATTATGATTATATAGGTAAtatcatcatgcaaaacttatAAGTACATTTCCTAACAATGTTTACTTATTATGTGCAATCTACAAAGATtataatactatttttaaaattcatttgtagTAAATGAaaagcagagaaggaaattatTTCTATAAAGGAATAAGTAGAAAGGGAATACATTTTCAGTCCTAAATCCCAAACAAGAAAACTCaaattttttatgaaaataaatgtttgcaATGTTTGCACTGCCTTCTACTATAATTGTcttgaaataaattatatatgagaCCAAATAGACTTTTCACATCCCTATTCTCTTTCCCTAACTTTCTCAATATGTAAGTTAATTCCACCCAAGAATCAGTAACCTGTTTGATAATATTCTGGCCAGGGACATTCTGGATAACTGTGGTTGTGGAGGAACTTGATGCAGAGCTTCCAGGGGAGCTGGTGGCAGGTTTTGCTGCAGGGCTAGCAGTGGCAGCGAGACCTGTCACTGCGAGTCCTGCCTGGCCTTGCCCAGGCCGCTGCCCAGATGCTGGTGCTGGGGCAGGTTGAGTTTTCACTGGAACAGTTGTCATCACTGTCTGgctcaagaaaaaaggaaaacaatttattcacACACAGAACAGGAACCAGCATTTGGCAGCATTCTATTCTTAGTATGCTATAACACTGAAGACCTGCCCCACAAAAACTCTTTTTTCCCCAACATGCTTGGTTGTATATATCAGAATTATTTCATTATCCAACACAAAAAAACTGATGCCATTTCATCCTGAGGCTATAAGACTCAATGTCTAAGCTGAGTATTCAAAAATTACACCTGTATGTTTTCTCATTCTTAAAATGCTTTTAGAGAATCTCATTTTAACCTGACCTTCTGAAGTAATTAAGATAGTacctttcccattttatagataaaggaactTAAGGCAGGCAAGATAAGACTTCCCTCAAGTCACAAACTAGTAGATAAACTGGGACTAGAATCCAGGTTTCATATTTTTCAATTCAGGATATTTCCAGTTGAATCACTAGCCAAGCTTGGTTCAGTTTCTCCTGCTATCCAATGCCTGTTAGCTTTCATACTCACTTGTGGTATGACTTTGGTCTGTGTAGCAGTGGCTGGAACCCGGATTTGTGGGCCCACTGGCATCTGTGGCAATGTCTGTGTTGAATTTGTGGGCTGTTGAGTGACAGCAGGAAGACTTGTCTGGGCTACCACTCGCACCTGGGGAAGTCCAGTTGAGCCAGAGTGACTCACCACCCGGCCAGTGGACTGGGAATTTGGTGGAGTTTGGTTGCTTGGAGTTGGGGAAAGCAATGTTCCCAATTGAGGCATTGTTGGTGAAGATACCAGAAGAACgctgtaaaagaaaacagaataagcTTAGATGTCCAAATAGAGGCATAAAGGGAAGAAAGCTAAGGAAGATAGGAAAGAGTGTACCTTGGGCTAGATTTAGCTGGCTCTGGGCCTGTACTAGGTGCATTCTTGCCAACTGCTGACACAGGTGGAGGTGATATGGGAGTAGCAGGCAAGGCTGGGGTGGTTGGGGTGACAGGTGTGACAGGAGTGGCTGGCATGCTGGAGTCACTAAGACTCAGTTGACTTGGTTCTGATGTACCACTGTTAAGCACCTTCACAGAGCTCTCCTTATTACTGGACTTCTACAACCACAGAATAAAGACAATGTGCAGGTCTAGTCATGAACCCAATGAAGGAAGGCATAATGACCATAGCTTTAAAGGCATGTTAGTGAAAAGAAGAATATTTGGTTTTTGTCATCACCTTCTCAAAATTCTCTGAGGTCCAAAGTCACTTACCACTTTGGCCGGGGGCTTGGGTTTTTGCTGAAGGGCTTTTCTGGCTTTTGCTGCAGCTGCCTGTGCCTGGTGAATTCGTTCTGTGAGCAAAAGTTAATTAGTAAACTATACTGGAAATCAGAATCCTAAGACTAGTATAATTAGAATTCAACCCCCCAAGTCAATGGCATCTGAACTATGGGGCTAAATCCTGCCCCTCAACCCTCCAACTCTTTTtattaaaacccctaccttctgtcttagaatcaatatggtttattggttccaaggcagaagagcagtaagggctagacaatgggggttcggtgacttgcccagggttgcacagctaagaagtgtcagataccaaatttgaacccaggacctcctgtctctaggcctggctttcaatccataaGCCACTTAATTGCCAACCCTCTAATTCTTATCTGAAcccaaatgaaaataataaagagaCCAAACTAGTAATTCAGATTATTTTCAACTTGTAGGCCAACTCATCTGACCCAGAGGCCTCACATACCAAACTCTTCCTCACTCCGGTCACGGTGAAGGTAGATCCATAACTTTCGTCCAATGTCGTATTTTACACATGGGTCTTTCTCATAGTGTAGTCGGTCCAAGGCACCACTTACTACTGTATTCACCTGAGAAATATAAGTATAActcaaaagaagcaaaaaaccAAGTCCTAGGAAGTAGTTGAGTCTGAGAGAGAACATATTGGATTTGGACAGTCATATCTAAACACAAACTTTGTCTCTGTGGGCCTAAGGTTCTCGATTGTTCCCCACAAACTATTCGGTACTTTTACTACCAATacttacacatatatattaagtacAGTACTCAATaactatttgttgaattgaattgagtaaGTTCTGTGAATAGACATAACTGTTGAAAATCATGGCAAATAAGAATCCATTTTAATAAATCTGGGCATTCCCAGATCATAGAATTCTGAATTGTGGTGATCTCTATCTCACCTGAGTGCTGGTAACATCTGGTGCAAGAAATTGGGAATCTTTCAGCAATTCACAGATTTCAGCCCGTGTCCCTTCTCCATTGGGTAATCGGGCTGCTGCATCCCTGACTACAGGTggttgtaaaagaaaaagaaagaaaacaggaattCCATCGTAGCATAATATCCAGTTCATTTCCTCTTCTACCTAGAAAAGATCTCAACTTCCCTTTCTATACTGGTCAGTGTCAAGGAAAGCCTTCCCCCTGGTGGTTTGTAGTAGTCTCTGCACTTTCCTAGGCTACATATTCTAAACAAAGTTGCAAAATTCTTGGTACTGATTCACCTAATTATGAGGCTGCTTACAGCACTTTCCTCAATTCCTCAGTTCAAAAGAAATTCTCAAGAAACAAACTCCAGAAGAAAAGTCTTGCCTGACCTGCTCCtcgcttctctctccctcctctccccccacctctaCAAAATTCCCAATAACCTCCCCACCACAAACACCCCTAACCCTGTGGAAGATGGCATAACTATCCCTGAGAATTCTGATGAAACCAAAGCAGAATCTAATGGCCAatgtctctaaggtcccttctggctctaaatcatATGGTCACATAAaagtcccccccaaaaaatctagGTGTCTTACCAAGAGACAGGATGGTGACATAGGCAGGGCGGTCTGAGCGCAGCAAGGAATGCTCCCGGGCCTTGTTAAGTGAGGTCTCTTTGTCAAAGACACCTTTGACTGGCCCCACCACAGACTCAAAACCATGCATACGGAAGGTAAAAGCTTTGTGGGGCTGGCTATAACGGAAACGTTCCTGAGGCAAGCAAGTAGAAGAAGAATGGGTCAAAATCATAGagctcaactgaaactgctctcaaAGTTACTGATCATTCCTTAATTACCAGATCTTTTCTCTCAGAGACCCTTCATGGTCTCTCTGTAGCACTTAGCACTGTTGATTACCCTTTTATCCTGGAtattctcccatctctaggtttttgtgacactcCTCTTCCTGGTTCTCTGTTCCTCAGGCCCCTTTCCTAAATTTTTCACCAGGTCACAACCATAAACCATGAATGAAGCTCAAGGATCTACCCTCTGCTCTTCTTCTATACTCTATGGTAATTCCACCAGTTTCAATGGGTTCAATTATCTCTATAAAGATGGTTATTAAGTTTTTTTATCTAGCTCAAACCTTTCTCCTGACCTTTAGGCACATATAATCAATGTCTTACCAGATATCTCAGGCTTGATGTCCCACATATATCTCAATGTAAACATGTCTAAAGCAGAACTCATAACCTTTCCCCTTAAAACCTTCTTTCTTCCCAACTTCCATATCACTGTCGATAAAACCACTATCCTCCCTGTCACCACaaccaatctgttgccaagtcttgttgatttCTACCTTAACAACATCTCTTATATTTGTCCCCTTCTCTATATTCACAGTGTATATCACTTTAGGCCTGCACTATTGTAACAACCTGCTGGTTGGTctatctccccactccagtccattctcctcTCAGtagccaaagtgatcttcctaaaaagAAGATCTGACCTTGTCACTCCCCTAATTGGTAAAAGTTGTTCCCTATCACCTCCACAATTAAATATAACATCTTATTtggctttttttctttgtcttaccttctgccttagaatctactCCTTAgaaagaagggtaagggctaggcaactggggttaagtgacttggcccaaagtcacacagctaggaagtgtttaagatcacttttgaatccaagacctccaaactctaggcctggtactttaTATactatgctacttagctgccccccaccccacccctttgaTGAGGACTCATCAAAGAAACAATAacacaaagaaagagaagtcAGCATCATGAAAGAGTGATCAAAGCACTAGATCTGGATCAAGAAGACCATGGGAACTTGTATAACAAGTTAATCTCTATGAGCCCATTTTATCTATAAAGTGTTTCACCCACTGTCCAAcactttctccatctataaaatgaggcagttgacTTATAAGGCCTCCTCCAGCTCTAAAATCTAAGATCTCGTGATTCTAAATAGTTTGCTCACTGAAACAGAATCGGAAAGAGAAAGCATGGCCCTTTTTATAAGCCTTCTTTCTTGGTACTGAGAAAAAGTAACTCCCTAGTCAGAAACATCTTCTTCACTGACCTTTGCACAGTATTCATGTTTTATATTACAACATATTATATTGCCTTTATTATGACATGTTATATCTCCTCCTCCCCTACACTCCCCCAAAATGTTTTCCTGCTCTAGGCTCAAAGTGACCAAGTTGTGCCTTTTTTCATCTTGGTACCTCTCCCAAAATCTAGTACAGTGTTCTTGGCACTTAATGTTTGTCAAAGTGAATAAAGAGCTATGCAAACACATTTTGTTGCTAATGATGAAGAAAAAGTGATGAGAGCATTTCCACCCCTAATTTGGTAATGAGATCTAAAAGAATATCTAAAGGACTAGATTTATCATCTAATAACTTAAGACAGAAGGACAGCTAAGTCCAAagctttttaatataaattttcacTAATTCCAGAGTTCACACTGTTTCAAGTTTTTCCTCACCTGCTCCTGAAAaacccttttctcttcccctgtgCTGGGCCGGACCACGTAGTCGGTTCTTCTGGAACATAGAGTTTTAAATCAATCCCAAGTGGTAGGTTCATAGATCAATTTCTCCATCTACAGCACCTCCATCTACAACCATGGCCtttattctataattctataatactCTCACACTTTTTTGCTtgaatttcttcccttccccattacTACCCCTCTTTCATAGCAATAGAAGTCTCCCTCTCCTAGCTCTCGCCAAGTAGTCTTATGGGCTATTCTATAGTACCCCTAAATTCTGGGGATTCAGAATGGCACCAGTTAGAAAAGCTGATTTTCTTATTAttcaaattaatataaatattcttattattTACTCCTAATAGGTAAAtcaggtttgtttggtttttttatcaTCCTGGGTTACCTCACGTGCATGTATATGGTTAGTGAGAAACATTATTTGCTACATAAAGAGGCTCAAAGAATAATGAGCTtcaggagatttttaaaaaggtttagATATTTAGTTCACATGTATCCTCATTGTCTAACGAAGAAAATTCAACTGTATAAGTATAGGATGTAAGAAACATAGCTAGGCCACAATTCACATATAAAGGAACTGGGGATTTTAGTGGACTTAAGTACAACATTGTAAAGGGGCAACTTTCCCTGCCACCTACCCCACCCATCCCATCTTGCAAAAATCAGTGCTATTAGGCTGAACAAATTCAGTGTTCACAGTATCCAAAATAAAGAAGCTAATGATCCAACTAGTTAGAATATTCAGGTAAGGTCACATTGAAGTAGCATTATCTAAAGGACACTGAGAAGCTAGAATGCATCCACAATAGTAGCTtagaatggtaaaaaaaaaaacctaaaaaactAAAGTCAAGCCTTATAAAtattagataaaatatatattaattactgAATCAATTGGTCTTTACTTACACACGGGGACCTGGTGTTGTAGCATCTGAACTGTCTTCAGTTTCCTGCTGGACAATAAGGCAAATCATGTAATTACTAAAGGAGCTGAATTCTGAAAGCTGTGGATCCCTCAAGGATCAAAAGAGAATCTGGTGGAAAGATTCTGGTACTTTTTGAAAGCCATACCTTACAGAAAGTTTGGTCTTTGGTTTCTAACCACAGTTGGAATAGAGCAGCTAATTCCTTCTCATTGTCTTGAGATGAACCTATTAAGAGAATCAGAAAACAATAAATACTATCAAATCTAAGTATATGAAGAGTCCCAACTTCCTTCTATCATTATGGTAACCTATCTATAAAAGATTCTTAAAAGCAACATTGATCAATTAATCAACTTGCTTTTCATTAGTCTCCTCTGAcacttaagaaataaaaaaggtaaaggtttactTCATAGAACAGATATAAATGTTATGAGCCCCTTCCCTTAGTAACATCAGTTACTGAACTTCCATAGGAGGGACATCATTCAAATATACTTAGAACTTTAATTAGAAATGTTTTTACCCAGAGCAAAAAAAATCTGATATGCTAGATATGGTATACCAGAGGGTAGTTGAGCATTCAAATTCACTCCCTTCATCATCAGTGAGGACAAAGAAGGAAAGCGGGCCCAGGAGATGGGTGACCCAGAGAAGGGACTGGGGGTAGAATAGATTCCTTCCCTCAGATGGAACCCTGAGATTCCTAATAAACTCTGGAGATAGTAGGTGCCATGTACAGCAGCTCAGGTGAGGAGTGACAGAGGACCAAAAGGGGAGGAGAGATAGCAGCAGCTACTATAGGATAAAATATGTCCTTCACTTCAGAAGTCATAGCCAGGATAAAGCCATATGACCCACAATACTAGTGGGTTCACAAACTATAGATAAGATGGG from Monodelphis domestica isolate mMonDom1 chromosome 4, mMonDom1.pri, whole genome shotgun sequence includes these protein-coding regions:
- the NFRKB gene encoding nuclear factor related to kappa-B-binding protein isoform X6, encoding MDALDHMLTDPLDLGPCGDGHGTRIMEDCMLGGTRVSLPEDLLEDPEIFFDVVSLSTWQEVLSDSQREHLQQFLPHFPEDNIEQQNQLILALFSGENFRFGNPLHIAQKLFRDGHFNPEVVKYRQLCFKSQYKRYLNSQQQYFHRLLKQILASRTDLLEMAKTSGPALPLRRKRPSLSCTPEERERRTQQRYLKVLREVKEECGDSTLSSDEEDLSSWLPSSPARSPSPAVPLRVVPTLSTLDMKTADKLELGDNDLKMMLKKHHEKRKHQPDHPDLLTGDLTLNDIMTRVNAGRKGSLAALFDLAILKKKAKEKEEKKKKKLKLIKSEIDDLAEPLSNPEGIPPLSQAPSPLPISAIKEEPLEDLKPCLGINEISSSFFSLLLEILLMEGQASLPMLEERVLDWQSSPASTLNSWFSSAPNWAELVLPSLQYLAGDSRAVPSSFSPFVEFKEKTQQWKLIGSSQDNEKELAALFQLWLETKDQTFCKETEDSSDATTPGPRVRTDYVVRPSTGEEKRVFQEQERFRYSQPHKAFTFRMHGFESVVGPVKGVFDKETSLNKAREHSLLRSDRPAYVTILSLVRDAAARLPNGEGTRAEICELLKDSQFLAPDVTSTQVNTVVSGALDRLHYEKDPCVKYDIGRKLWIYLHRDRSEEEFERIHQAQAAAAKARKALQQKPKPPAKVKSSNKESSVKVLNSGTSEPSQLSLSDSSMPATPVTPVTPTTPALPATPISPPPVSAVGKNAPSTGPEPAKSSPSVLLVSSPTMPQLGTLLSPTPSNQTPPNSQSTGRVVSHSGSTGLPQVRVVAQTSLPAVTQQPTNSTQTLPQMPVGPQIRVPATATQTKVIPQTVMTTVPVKTQPAPAPASGQRPGQGQAGLAVTGLAATASPAAKPATSSPGSSASSSSTTTVIQNVPGQNIIKQVAITGQLGMKPQTGNSIPLTATNFRIQGKDVLRLPPSSITTDAKGQTVLRITPDMMATLAKSQVTTVKLTQDLFGAGSGGAGKGISATLHVTSNPVHASDAPVKTNSVSAPSSTPAGTTVVKVAPDLKPAEASSSAFRLMPALGVSVADQKGKAAVASTETKPAATIRIVQGLGVMPPKPGQTITVATHAKQGSSSAGGPGAVHTSTVSLPSMSAAVSKAVAVASGATGTPISIGTGATTVRQVPVSTTVVSTSQAGKLPTRITVPLSVISQPMKGKSVVTAPIIKGNLGANISGLGRNIILTTMPAGTKLITGNKPVSFLTAQQLQQLQQQGQATQVRIQTVPASHLQQGTASGSSKAVSTVVVTTAPSPKQVPEQQ
- the NFRKB gene encoding nuclear factor related to kappa-B-binding protein isoform X1 translates to MDALDHMLTDPLDLGPCGDGHGTRIMEDCMLGGTRVSLPEDLLEDPEIFFDVVSLSTWQEVLSDSQREHLQQFLPHFPEDNIEQQNQLILALFSGENFRFGNPLHIAQKLFRDGHFNPEVVKYRQLCFKSQYKRYLNSQQQYFHRLLKQILASRTDLLEMAKTSGPALPLRRKRPSLSCTPEERERRTQQRYLKVLREVKEECGDSTLSSDEEATLDLQEQFSFEDLSSWLPSSPARSPSPAVPLRVVPTLSTLDMKTADKLELGDNDLKMMLKKHHEKRKHQPDHPDLLTGDLTLNDIMTRVNAGRKGSLAALFDLAILKKKAKEKEEKKKKKLKLIKSEIDDLAEPLSNPEGIPPLSQAPSPLPISAIKEEPLEDLKPCLGINEISSSFFSLLLEILLMEGQASLPMLEERVLDWQSSPASTLNSWFSSAPNWAELVLPSLQYLAGDSRAVPSSFSPFVEFKEKTQQWKLIGSSQDNEKELAALFQLWLETKDQTFCKQETEDSSDATTPGPRVRTDYVVRPSTGEEKRVFQEQERFRYSQPHKAFTFRMHGFESVVGPVKGVFDKETSLNKAREHSLLRSDRPAYVTILSLVRDAAARLPNGEGTRAEICELLKDSQFLAPDVTSTQVNTVVSGALDRLHYEKDPCVKYDIGRKLWIYLHRDRSEEEFERIHQAQAAAAKARKALQQKPKPPAKVKSSNKESSVKVLNSGTSEPSQLSLSDSSMPATPVTPVTPTTPALPATPISPPPVSAVGKNAPSTGPEPAKSSPSVLLVSSPTMPQLGTLLSPTPSNQTPPNSQSTGRVVSHSGSTGLPQVRVVAQTSLPAVTQQPTNSTQTLPQMPVGPQIRVPATATQTKVIPQTVMTTVPVKTQPAPAPASGQRPGQGQAGLAVTGLAATASPAAKPATSSPGSSASSSSTTTVIQNVPGQNIIKQVAITGQLGMKPQTGNSIPLTATNFRIQGKDVLRLPPSSITTDAKGQTVLRITPDMMATLAKSQVTTVKLTQDLFGAGSGGAGKGISATLHVTSNPVHASDAPVKTNSVSAPSSTPAGTTVVKVAPDLKPAEASSSAFRLMPALGVSVADQKGKAAVASTETKPAATIRIVQGLGVMPPKPGQTITVATHAKQGSSSAGGPGAVHTSTVSLPSMSAAVSKAVAVASGATGTPISIGTGATTVRQVPVSTTVVSTSQAGKLPTRITVPLSVISQPMKGKSVVTAPIIKGNLGANISGLGRNIILTTMPAGTKLITGNKPVSFLTAQQLQQLQQQGQATQVRIQTVPASHLQQGTASGSSKAVSTVVVTTAPSPKQVPEQQ
- the NFRKB gene encoding nuclear factor related to kappa-B-binding protein isoform X7 — protein: MDALDHMLTDPLDLGPCGDGHGTRIMEDCMLGGTRVSLPEDLLEDPEIFFDVVSLSTWQEVLSDSQREHLQQFLPHFPEDNIEQQNQLILALFSGENFRFGNPLHIAQKLFRDGHFNPEVVKYRQLCFKSQYKRYLNSQQQYFHRLLKQILASRTDLLEMAKTSGPALPLRRKRPSLSCTPEERERRTQQRYLKVLREVKEECGDSTLSSDEEDLSSWLPSSPARSPSPAVPLRVVPTLSTLDMKTADKLELGDNDLKMMLKKHHEKRKHQPDHPDLLTGDLTLNDIMTRVNAGRKGSLAALFDLAILKKKAKEKEEKKKKKLKLIKSEIDDLAEPLSNPEGIPPLSQAPSPLPISAIKEEPLEDLKPCLGINEISSSFFSLLLEILLMEGQASLPMLEERVLDWQSSPASTLNSWFSSAPNWAELVLPSLQYLAGDSRAVPSSFSPFVEFKEKTQQWKLIGSSQDNEKELAALFQLWLETKDQTFCKQETEDSSDATTPGPRVTDYVVRPSTGEEKRVFQEQERFRYSQPHKAFTFRMHGFESVVGPVKGVFDKETSLNKAREHSLLRSDRPAYVTILSLVRDAAARLPNGEGTRAEICELLKDSQFLAPDVTSTQVNTVVSGALDRLHYEKDPCVKYDIGRKLWIYLHRDRSEEEFERIHQAQAAAAKARKALQQKPKPPAKVKSSNKESSVKVLNSGTSEPSQLSLSDSSMPATPVTPVTPTTPALPATPISPPPVSAVGKNAPSTGPEPAKSSPSVLLVSSPTMPQLGTLLSPTPSNQTPPNSQSTGRVVSHSGSTGLPQVRVVAQTSLPAVTQQPTNSTQTLPQMPVGPQIRVPATATQTKVIPQTVMTTVPVKTQPAPAPASGQRPGQGQAGLAVTGLAATASPAAKPATSSPGSSASSSSTTTVIQNVPGQNIIKQVAITGQLGMKPQTGNSIPLTATNFRIQGKDVLRLPPSSITTDAKGQTVLRITPDMMATLAKSQVTTVKLTQDLFGAGSGGAGKGISATLHVTSNPVHASDAPVKTNSVSAPSSTPAGTTVVKVAPDLKPAEASSSAFRLMPALGVSVADQKGKAAVASTETKPAATIRIVQGLGVMPPKPGQTITVATHAKQGSSSAGGPGAVHTSTVSLPSMSAAVSKAVAVASGATGTPISIGTGATTVRQVPVSTTVVSTSQAGKLPTRITVPLSVISQPMKGKSVVTAPIIKGNLGANISGLGRNIILTTMPAGTKLITGNKPVSFLTAQQLQQLQQQGQATQVRIQTVPASHLQQGTASGSSKAVSTVVVTTAPSPKQVPEQQ
- the NFRKB gene encoding nuclear factor related to kappa-B-binding protein isoform X5 encodes the protein MDALDHMLTDPLDLGPCGDGHGTRIMEDCMLGGTRVSLPEDLLEDPEIFFDVVSLSTWQEVLSDSQREHLQQFLPHFPEDNIEQQNQLILALFSGENFRFGNPLHIAQKLFRDGHFNPEVVKYRQLCFKSQYKRYLNSQQQYFHRLLKQILASRTDLLEMAKTSGPALPLRRKRPSLSCTPEERERRTQQRYLKVLREVKEECGDSTLSSDEEDLSSWLPSSPARSPSPAVPLRVVPTLSTLDMKTADKLELGDNDLKMMLKKHHEKRKHQPDHPDLLTGDLTLNDIMTRVNAGRKGSLAALFDLAILKKKAKEKEEKKKKKLKLIKSEIDDLAEPLSNPEGIPPLSQAPSPLPISAIKEEPLEDLKPCLGINEISSSFFSLLLEILLMEGQASLPMLEERVLDWQSSPASTLNSWFSSAPNWAELVLPSLQYLAGDSRAVPSSFSPFVEFKEKTQQWKLIGSSQDNEKELAALFQLWLETKDQTFCKQETEDSSDATTPGPRVRTDYVVRPSTGEEKRVFQEQERFRYSQPHKAFTFRMHGFESVVGPVKGVFDKETSLNKAREHSLLRSDRPAYVTILSLVRDAAARLPNGEGTRAEICELLKDSQFLAPDVTSTQVNTVVSGALDRLHYEKDPCVKYDIGRKLWIYLHRDRSEEEFERIHQAQAAAAKARKALQQKPKPPAKVKSSNKESSVKVLNSGTSEPSQLSLSDSSMPATPVTPVTPTTPALPATPISPPPVSAVGKNAPSTGPEPAKSSPSVLLVSSPTMPQLGTLLSPTPSNQTPPNSQSTGRVVSHSGSTGLPQVRVVAQTSLPAVTQQPTNSTQTLPQMPVGPQIRVPATATQTKVIPQTVMTTVPVKTQPAPAPASGQRPGQGQAGLAVTGLAATASPAAKPATSSPGSSASSSSTTTVIQNVPGQNIIKQVAITGQLGMKPQTGNSIPLTATNFRIQGKDVLRLPPSSITTDAKGQTVLRITPDMMATLAKSQVTTVKLTQDLFGAGSGGAGKGISATLHVTSNPVHASDAPVKTNSVSAPSSTPAGTTVVKVAPDLKPAEASSSAFRLMPALGVSVADQKGKAAVASTETKPAATIRIVQGLGVMPPKPGQTITVATHAKQGSSSAGGPGAVHTSTVSLPSMSAAVSKAVAVASGATGTPISIGTGATTVRQVPVSTTVVSTSQAGKLPTRITVPLSVISQPMKGKSVVTAPIIKGNLGANISGLGRNIILTTMPAGTKLITGNKPVSFLTAQQLQQLQQQGQATQVRIQTVPASHLQQGTASGSSKAVSTVVVTTAPSPKQVPEQQ
- the NFRKB gene encoding nuclear factor related to kappa-B-binding protein isoform X4, translated to MDALDHMLTDPLDLGPCGDGHGTRIMEDCMLGGTRVSLPEDLLEDPEIFFDVVSLSTWQEVLSDSQREHLQQFLPHFPEDNIEQQNQLILALFSGENFRFGNPLHIAQKLFRDGHFNPEVVKYRQLCFKSQYKRYLNSQQQYFHRLLKQILASRTDLLEMAKTSGPALPLRRKRPSLSCTPEERERRTQQRYLKVLREVKEECGDSTLSSDEEATLDLQEQFSFEDLSSWLPSSPARSPSPAVPLRVVPTLSTLDMKTADKLELGDNDLKMMLKKHHEKRKHQPDHPDLLTGDLTLNDIMTRVNAGRKGSLAALFDLAILKKKAKEKEEKKKKKLKLIKSEIDDLAEPLSNPEGIPPLSQAPSPLPISAIKEEPLEDLKPCLGINEISSSFFSLLLEILLMEGQASLPMLEERVLDWQSSPASTLNSWFSSAPNWAELVLPSLQYLAGDSRAVPSSFSPFVEFKEKTQQWKLIGSSQDNEKELAALFQLWLETKDQTFCKETEDSSDATTPGPRVTDYVVRPSTGEEKRVFQEQERFRYSQPHKAFTFRMHGFESVVGPVKGVFDKETSLNKAREHSLLRSDRPAYVTILSLVRDAAARLPNGEGTRAEICELLKDSQFLAPDVTSTQVNTVVSGALDRLHYEKDPCVKYDIGRKLWIYLHRDRSEEEFERIHQAQAAAAKARKALQQKPKPPAKVKSSNKESSVKVLNSGTSEPSQLSLSDSSMPATPVTPVTPTTPALPATPISPPPVSAVGKNAPSTGPEPAKSSPSVLLVSSPTMPQLGTLLSPTPSNQTPPNSQSTGRVVSHSGSTGLPQVRVVAQTSLPAVTQQPTNSTQTLPQMPVGPQIRVPATATQTKVIPQTVMTTVPVKTQPAPAPASGQRPGQGQAGLAVTGLAATASPAAKPATSSPGSSASSSSTTTVIQNVPGQNIIKQVAITGQLGMKPQTGNSIPLTATNFRIQGKDVLRLPPSSITTDAKGQTVLRITPDMMATLAKSQVTTVKLTQDLFGAGSGGAGKGISATLHVTSNPVHASDAPVKTNSVSAPSSTPAGTTVVKVAPDLKPAEASSSAFRLMPALGVSVADQKGKAAVASTETKPAATIRIVQGLGVMPPKPGQTITVATHAKQGSSSAGGPGAVHTSTVSLPSMSAAVSKAVAVASGATGTPISIGTGATTVRQVPVSTTVVSTSQAGKLPTRITVPLSVISQPMKGKSVVTAPIIKGNLGANISGLGRNIILTTMPAGTKLITGNKPVSFLTAQQLQQLQQQGQATQVRIQTVPASHLQQGTASGSSKAVSTVVVTTAPSPKQVPEQQ